In the genome of Mycoplasma seminis, one region contains:
- a CDS encoding IS1634 family transposase translates to MKNKFIVIKHKRKDHTYISIATSNGYGKGYGNQVGIGRLEKLEELSSDPINVIKNVCETLSITDSKEKIKQSIMFALNSSKTEVYNVNYGINILYDLINKFEIFDALPKTRHKELNKILKYTIASRIIDANSYISIHKNKYKYEDAPNTSKDSYYALLDLIYDNKENLLKRINEKVIKNTSRKVELVFYDSTTMYFESFSRLGLRHSGYSKDGKFKEDQVVVGMATDENGIPIHIETFKGNTADSKTFIPFVLEMSKIYEIKNVTIIADKGMSTSSNIRFLEQKGINYIISYRLKSGAKSFKDFVLDESNYVGNENFKHKEETIVSLYNKKRPNGKLRRRIVTFSKKRALKDKADRQNLIDNFNKLKNKNGLVETGKLTGGKKYRFFKKVGKAFYELDYKKVQEDSQFDGYYIYETSRMDLTSEEIVEIYAKQWQIEENFRTMKSSLQVRPMYVWTDKHIEAHILLCFMSLVIMKFLLYSVNKTLKDTGVIDRFSNERVIKAIKSAEKVVKVVDGQIKEEIYIRNTQNSDYISDFETIQTIFSKIVQVI, encoded by the coding sequence ATGAAAAATAAGTTTATAGTTATCAAACACAAAAGAAAAGATCACACATATATTTCTATTGCAACATCAAATGGTTATGGAAAAGGATATGGTAACCAAGTTGGTATTGGTAGATTAGAAAAATTAGAAGAGCTATCATCAGATCCGATAAATGTAATAAAAAATGTTTGTGAAACATTATCAATTACTGATTCAAAAGAAAAAATCAAGCAAAGTATTATGTTTGCATTAAATTCTTCAAAAACAGAAGTTTACAATGTAAACTATGGGATAAATATCCTTTATGATTTGATTAATAAATTTGAAATATTTGATGCACTCCCAAAAACAAGACATAAAGAGCTTAATAAAATTCTAAAATACACAATTGCAAGCAGAATAATTGATGCAAATAGTTATATTTCAATACATAAAAATAAGTATAAATACGAAGATGCTCCAAACACTAGCAAAGATAGTTATTATGCCTTATTAGATCTTATCTATGATAATAAAGAAAACTTATTAAAAAGAATTAACGAAAAAGTTATTAAAAATACATCAAGAAAAGTTGAACTAGTTTTCTATGATTCAACAACTATGTATTTTGAAAGTTTTTCACGTTTAGGTCTTAGACATAGTGGTTATTCAAAAGATGGAAAATTTAAAGAGGACCAAGTTGTTGTTGGTATGGCTACAGATGAAAATGGTATTCCTATTCATATCGAAACCTTTAAAGGAAATACTGCAGATTCCAAAACTTTCATTCCTTTTGTATTAGAAATGAGCAAAATTTATGAAATAAAAAATGTAACAATAATTGCTGATAAAGGTATGTCTACATCAAGTAACATAAGATTTTTAGAACAAAAAGGGATAAATTACATAATTTCTTATCGTTTAAAATCGGGTGCAAAATCATTTAAAGATTTTGTTTTAGATGAAAGTAACTATGTAGGTAATGAAAACTTTAAACACAAAGAAGAAACAATTGTTTCTCTATACAATAAAAAACGTCCTAATGGAAAATTAAGACGTAGAATAGTTACATTTAGCAAAAAAAGAGCTTTAAAAGATAAAGCTGATAGACAAAACTTAATTGATAATTTTAATAAATTGAAAAACAAAAATGGATTAGTTGAAACCGGTAAATTAACTGGTGGAAAGAAATACAGATTCTTCAAAAAAGTAGGTAAAGCTTTTTATGAATTAGACTATAAAAAGGTTCAAGAAGATAGTCAATTTGACGGTTATTATATTTATGAAACTTCGAGAATGGATTTAACGTCTGAAGAAATTGTTGAAATTTATGCAAAACAATGACAAATTGAAGAAAACTTCAGAACAATGAAATCATCATTACAAGTTAGACCTATGTATGTTTGAACAGATAAACATATTGAAGCACATATTTTATTATGTTTTATGTCTCTTGTTATCATGAAATTTTTACTTTACTCAGTTAACAAAACTCTAAAAGATACTGGTGTAATCGATAGATTTTCAAATGAAAGAGTTATAAAAGCAATTAAATCAGCTGAAAAAGTTGTAAAAGTTGTTGATGGTCAAATAAAAGAAGAAATTTATATACGAAATACTCAAAATTCAGATTATATTTCTGATTTCGAAACAATACAAACAATATTTTCAAAAATTGTACAAGTAATTTAG
- a CDS encoding DUF402 domain-containing protein gives MEWDFSALKVGSMINVQGYKHNGYLYRQWNAAKVVFHNKRHIVLFLKNTKVAEYEKDVNGWRYNENAIWFIPKDAMYNAIVLLKDSGPYYYINMASKPIFEDNTIKFIDYDLDVKCYPDKELQVVDRDEFALHSREMKYPTELKNLLFSQLTEVMKLYSEFQYFFNPEIINYYLDILRNDKLISDKAVERYSRLGQKKFSEESEMFRQVNRNFKHKGHF, from the coding sequence ATGGAATGAGATTTTAGTGCATTAAAAGTTGGCTCAATGATTAATGTTCAAGGCTACAAGCACAATGGATATTTATATCGTCAGTGAAATGCTGCTAAAGTAGTTTTTCACAATAAAAGACATATTGTATTATTCTTAAAAAACACTAAAGTTGCTGAATATGAAAAAGATGTAAACGGTTGAAGATACAATGAAAATGCTATTTGATTCATACCTAAAGATGCAATGTATAATGCAATTGTTCTCTTAAAAGATTCAGGTCCATATTACTATATAAATATGGCTTCTAAGCCTATATTTGAGGATAATACAATTAAATTTATCGATTATGATTTAGATGTAAAATGTTATCCAGACAAAGAATTACAAGTTGTAGATAGAGATGAATTTGCACTTCACTCTAGAGAAATGAAATACCCTACAGAATTAAAAAACTTATTATTTAGTCAATTAACAGAAGTTATGAAACTTTATTCAGAATTTCAATATTTCTTTAATCCTGAAATTATTAATTACTATTTAGATATATTAAGAAATGATAAATTAATCTCAGATAAAGCTGTGGAAAGATATTCAAGATTAGGGCAAAAGAAATTTTCAGAAGAAAGCGAAATGTTTCGTCAAGTAAATCGTAATTTTAAACATAAAGGTCACTTTTAA
- a CDS encoding MYPU_1760 family metalloprotease, translating to MKKKTIGWILLGTVGVAALAGVLTSAYFITKSLLKEQDPNNGNEIKINQLYNQPAWQNQTNTKTAPWVGISKDEVQIYSKSSDPQLALNKLNQIGELSNEQKQNDQGTYIEYVDPYTQIKFRDYAYYVDKENPEKNRYLLGAGGLAYLANEFKRKATFGPEVFDLEAININNFKIIPESANGLYIPQVRNIYINAAFLCETNATLYERVATIMQTLFHEYMHHWANSYAEIALLGKDQEINIDEQEANVHKKQLARVNYYEPGEMSLLERWTSTSEQYWNGYFADNFRTLLNYDIDAKSHIDDGILLALRGRYFNNNYRLSTNVSGSLYDNFTPAELWELSNGSNNVLIRKLYSRKSFWFSPDEKFALDKSDLRYYYSITELVPREYLKYAFESYYNIDEPNPANIAAQKHLPFSTGFFGNMKFNYKNDSMSYEIRPSSIADDYGKVFMNNFDSLTRQGWYITDDSKILDQYIVIENGKRKVVNVKGSSSIMMPNSPFALESYKTSDYISQENLNKIHANKSEEFYDLFLKTMGYGSTISQIFPSSEGWKWADNYNGVDTSKVKNTIKLAGYLQDKTHDGYVFIDPNTNKVIAHTKINYLDTFNFFGHKDFDKGAKSENSLQAQSAQRQIQIKNRIYADNNYVQYITDPVTPPNNALIYFWDDLNKNGIVDTNEIVENGKIELPTNRWVTSYRSSSSRNYYTIQSNSQNQITIKKN from the coding sequence ATGAAGAAGAAAACAATAGGATGAATTTTACTTGGAACTGTAGGAGTTGCTGCACTAGCTGGTGTTCTCACTAGTGCATATTTTATAACTAAATCACTTTTAAAAGAACAAGATCCAAATAATGGAAATGAAATAAAAATAAATCAGTTATATAATCAACCAGCATGACAAAATCAAACAAATACTAAGACTGCTCCTTGGGTAGGAATTTCAAAAGATGAAGTGCAAATTTACAGCAAGAGTTCAGATCCGCAATTAGCACTAAATAAACTAAATCAAATTGGTGAATTATCTAATGAGCAAAAACAAAATGATCAAGGAACTTATATTGAATATGTTGATCCTTATACTCAAATAAAATTTAGAGATTATGCTTACTATGTAGATAAGGAAAATCCAGAAAAAAATAGATATTTATTAGGAGCAGGAGGTCTAGCTTATTTAGCTAACGAATTCAAGAGAAAAGCTACATTTGGGCCTGAAGTATTTGATTTAGAAGCAATTAATATTAATAATTTTAAAATAATTCCAGAAAGTGCAAATGGTTTATATATTCCACAAGTTAGAAATATTTATATTAATGCGGCATTTTTATGTGAAACAAATGCTACTTTATACGAAAGAGTTGCAACAATTATGCAAACTTTATTCCATGAATATATGCACCATTGAGCTAATAGTTATGCTGAAATAGCCTTACTAGGCAAAGATCAAGAAATTAATATTGATGAACAAGAAGCTAATGTACATAAAAAACAATTAGCTAGAGTTAATTATTATGAACCAGGAGAAATGTCGCTGCTTGAAAGATGAACTTCTACTAGTGAACAATATTGAAACGGATACTTTGCAGATAACTTTAGAACATTGCTAAATTATGATATAGATGCAAAATCACATATTGATGATGGGATACTTTTAGCGCTTAGAGGTAGATATTTTAATAATAATTATCGTTTATCAACTAATGTTTCAGGCTCACTATATGATAACTTTACACCAGCTGAATTATGGGAACTTTCAAATGGAAGTAATAATGTTTTAATTAGAAAATTATATAGTAGAAAATCTTTCTGATTCTCACCAGATGAGAAATTTGCACTTGATAAAAGTGATTTAAGATATTACTACTCAATTACTGAATTAGTGCCTAGAGAATACCTTAAATATGCATTTGAATCATATTACAACATTGATGAACCAAATCCAGCAAATATAGCAGCTCAAAAACATTTACCATTTTCTACTGGATTCTTTGGAAATATGAAATTTAACTATAAAAACGACTCAATGAGTTACGAAATAAGACCTAGCTCAATTGCAGATGACTATGGAAAAGTGTTTATGAATAACTTTGACTCTTTAACTCGTCAAGGTTGATACATAACAGATGATTCTAAAATTCTTGATCAATATATTGTTATTGAAAATGGTAAAAGAAAAGTAGTTAATGTAAAAGGTTCAAGTTCAATTATGATGCCTAATAGTCCATTTGCATTGGAATCTTATAAAACTTCTGATTATATCTCACAGGAAAATTTAAATAAAATTCATGCAAATAAATCTGAGGAATTTTATGATTTATTCCTTAAAACAATGGGTTATGGAAGTACAATTTCACAAATATTCCCTTCAAGTGAAGGATGAAAATGAGCTGATAATTATAATGGTGTAGATACTTCTAAAGTTAAAAATACTATTAAGCTTGCAGGATATTTACAAGATAAAACACATGATGGATATGTTTTTATTGATCCTAACACTAATAAAGTTATAGCTCACACTAAAATTAATTATTTAGATACCTTTAATTTCTTTGGTCATAAAGATTTCGATAAAGGTGCAAAATCAGAAAATTCACTCCAAGCTCAAAGCGCTCAACGTCAAATACAAATTAAAAACCGTATTTATGCAGATAATAATTATGTGCAATATATAACCGATCCAGTAACTCCACCAAATAATGCTCTAATATACTTTTGAGATGATTTAAACAAAAATGGAATAGTAGACACAAATGAAATTGTGGAAAATGGTAAAATTGAATTACCAACAAATAGATGAGTAACATCATATCGCTCTTCTAGTTCAAGAAATTACTATACAATTCAAAGTAATAGTCAAAACCAAATAACTATAAAGAAAAATTAA
- a CDS encoding MAG6790 family protein, producing the protein MYKYKAKLITDGEIVAQANTIEELEGLIKGFRRGQKHGLHTKANEKIEIIRVERNNLEGKEASKEILLKVV; encoded by the coding sequence ATGTACAAATATAAAGCTAAATTAATTACAGATGGTGAAATCGTAGCACAAGCAAATACCATCGAAGAATTAGAAGGTCTTATTAAAGGTTTTAGACGTGGTCAAAAGCACGGACTTCACACTAAAGCAAACGAAAAGATCGAGATTATCCGTGTAGAAAGAAATAATTTAGAAGGTAAAGAAGCTTCTAAAGAAATCTTATTAAAAGTTGTTTAA
- a CDS encoding IS30 family transposase, translated as MEHFFCAPLKTPEKGFRIHYTRITAKVRYVIEALLKENFSISEIAKITGFSKSSISREITYNADLYGYTAEYAQYKHDMRNKWKAYFKLRNKIEKYPNFTNVFIDKFNKRSFGVKLTHTYIKFNYNFKMPSYRTVFNWINSNAWEITKEDRLRRHYKKGGKRTKSAVESLVGARWVRPFWTRPQKINDRSEFGHWEVDFIVGKSGKENYNLLTFTERKTRYGIIKKIKGKNPWNVAEVLWNLIREKQLNVKSITADNGFEFSKLFYLGYRLQIIIYRADPYASFQKGGNENFNGLVRRFFPKGTNFNNISEEEILVVQNEINNMPREIFDWQSADELFYDWNYYKDKWTPIPGDERFFIRNNLKRTSNTAKNKFFKNKSKF; from the coding sequence GTGGAGCACTTTTTTTGTGCTCCACTGAAAACCCCTGAGAAAGGATTTCGCATACATTATACAAGAATTACAGCAAAAGTAAGATATGTAATAGAAGCTTTGTTAAAAGAAAATTTTAGTATATCTGAAATTGCGAAAATTACTGGATTTTCAAAGAGCTCTATATCTAGAGAAATTACATACAATGCTGATTTATACGGGTATACGGCTGAATACGCACAATATAAACATGATATGAGGAATAAGTGAAAAGCTTATTTTAAGTTACGTAATAAAATCGAAAAATATCCAAATTTTACAAATGTTTTTATCGATAAATTTAATAAACGTTCATTTGGAGTTAAACTGACACATACATATATTAAGTTTAATTATAATTTCAAAATGCCTTCATATAGAACTGTTTTTAATTGGATAAATTCAAATGCTTGAGAAATCACAAAAGAAGATAGATTGAGACGTCATTATAAAAAAGGAGGAAAAAGAACTAAGAGTGCAGTTGAATCTCTAGTTGGTGCAAGATGAGTTAGACCATTTTGAACTAGACCTCAGAAAATAAATGATAGGTCAGAATTCGGTCATTGAGAAGTTGATTTTATTGTAGGAAAATCAGGAAAGGAAAACTATAACTTGTTAACTTTTACAGAAAGAAAAACAAGATACGGAATAATTAAAAAGATAAAAGGTAAAAATCCATGAAATGTTGCAGAAGTTTTATGAAATTTAATTAGAGAAAAACAATTAAATGTTAAAAGCATAACAGCTGATAATGGATTTGAGTTCTCAAAACTTTTTTATCTAGGATATAGGCTTCAAATTATTATTTATCGTGCAGACCCATATGCTTCATTTCAAAAAGGAGGAAACGAAAACTTTAATGGTTTAGTTAGAAGATTCTTTCCAAAAGGCACAAATTTTAATAATATTTCTGAAGAAGAAATATTGGTTGTACAAAATGAAATAAATAATATGCCTAGGGAGATTTTCGATTGACAATCAGCTGATGAACTATTCTATGACTGAAATTATTATAAGGATAAATGAACACCAATACCGGGTGATGAACGCTTTTTTATCAGAAACAATCTAAAAAGAACATCGAATACAGCAAAAAATAAATTTTTTAAAAATAAAAGTAAATTTTAG
- a CDS encoding UvrD-helicase domain-containing protein, translating into MKRTKEEKKQFKSALREYKIFLKTFNRYQIDQYQDKLESMTSFNDELIALNKFWYKRLTKKFENIKHLVNKWNEYLPIISNFSYDDYLQNIEQLLPTDEIKNFEALDFLVSNRINNKQTRNFVKGMSEIKKYNDDIKQQYKLFKQYSIDINDFNKMGYLNQNYQEMLKDKSKKLKEELQQFKKRFYDFNILLNIEPFIKSHNLSYLQTSIRNDLFDNINGKSLDKEQREAILKDENALLVVAGAGSGKTLTICGKIKYLLEKENVDPSEILCLSYSVKSVNDLQEKINLINPELQASTFHSLGLKILNTAQHKIQNVDDQFDNRIEEYFRTEITSKPKMMRKVIEFCGLYLNNDYKGVEQEQLDAVNDSRSDNFNTQREALKSLGNITNKITLKKEKVKSYEELIIANYYFVNGINYEYEKPYEIDLTTSEKRQYKPDFYLSDYGIYHEHYGIDRDGRNGAFSQAENKKYNEIKEWKDQLHLQNNTKYINTFSYEFKERNIFKHLEEQLQRFNVKFRKLDDQEILDCWNSNYQGWDFSIFIHIMKHFLNLYKGKYESEYGFNELIEKCSYRTDYKRTTLFLEIAKDIYLYYKDLLHSLNRIDFDDMILKSISALKTVDKSLFNYKYIIVDEFQDISHSRLKLLKNLIDRSDAKLFAVGDDWQSIYSFNGCDINIFLDFKKHFPSGDISKITTTHRNSQELQDIAVYFVTKNKNQIKKDINSAITLENSIKAAFYSENQTHECLDYVLSDIESKNPNASVLLLGRNNSDIEDYLGEELKIKGHHNSKIMRLTSNKYKGFDIKFATVHGSKGLEDEFVVILNANDTAAGFPNKMEDDSIINLVLDKTQGYDFDEERRLWYVALTRTKSYTYVIADKKRPSVFLREIYNACDVIFPQQNKNSQNTITKLKSFPCKQCNQGELLGNFFKDYYKCNMCRCKIKETDLINPKFCPRCGDYIIWFQNKNGSRFQNCRNYRKCQPRQNYYKYNYKYTRNKNFRKRKTSALSFLNFL; encoded by the coding sequence ATGAAGAGAACAAAGGAAGAAAAAAAGCAATTTAAATCTGCATTAAGAGAGTATAAAATATTCCTTAAAACATTTAATAGATATCAAATAGACCAATATCAAGATAAATTAGAAAGCATGACATCTTTTAATGATGAATTAATTGCCTTGAATAAATTTTGGTATAAAAGACTAACTAAAAAATTTGAAAACATTAAGCATCTTGTAAATAAGTGAAATGAATATTTACCTATCATTAGTAATTTTTCATATGATGATTATTTACAAAATATTGAACAGCTCTTACCTACAGATGAAATTAAAAATTTTGAAGCTTTAGACTTTTTAGTTTCTAACCGTATCAACAACAAGCAAACACGTAATTTTGTTAAGGGTATGAGCGAGATTAAAAAATACAATGATGATATTAAACAACAATATAAATTATTCAAACAATACTCTATTGATATAAATGATTTTAATAAAATGGGGTATTTGAATCAGAATTATCAGGAAATGTTAAAAGATAAATCTAAAAAATTAAAAGAAGAATTACAACAATTTAAAAAACGCTTTTACGATTTTAATATTCTTTTAAATATCGAGCCTTTTATAAAGAGTCATAATCTTTCATACCTACAAACAAGTATTAGAAATGATTTATTTGATAATATAAATGGTAAAAGTTTAGATAAAGAACAAAGAGAAGCTATATTAAAAGATGAAAATGCCTTACTAGTAGTAGCTGGTGCTGGTTCTGGTAAAACTTTAACAATTTGTGGAAAAATTAAATATTTACTCGAAAAAGAAAATGTTGATCCTAGTGAGATTTTATGTTTATCATATTCGGTTAAATCAGTAAATGATTTACAAGAAAAAATAAATCTAATTAATCCGGAATTGCAAGCCTCTACATTCCATAGTTTAGGGTTAAAGATATTAAACACAGCCCAACATAAGATTCAAAACGTTGATGATCAATTTGATAATAGAATTGAAGAATATTTTAGAACAGAAATAACATCTAAACCTAAAATGATGAGAAAAGTTATTGAATTTTGTGGATTGTATTTAAATAATGATTATAAAGGTGTTGAACAAGAACAACTTGATGCAGTAAACGATTCAAGAAGTGATAATTTTAATACCCAAAGAGAAGCTTTAAAATCTTTAGGTAATATAACTAATAAAATAACTCTTAAAAAAGAAAAAGTTAAAAGTTATGAAGAATTAATTATTGCTAATTATTACTTTGTAAATGGGATTAATTACGAATATGAAAAACCCTATGAAATAGACTTAACCACAAGTGAAAAACGTCAGTATAAACCAGATTTCTATCTAAGTGATTATGGTATTTATCATGAACATTATGGAATTGATAGAGATGGACGCAATGGAGCTTTTAGTCAAGCAGAAAATAAGAAATATAATGAAATTAAAGAATGAAAAGATCAATTACACCTACAAAATAACACTAAATATATAAATACATTTTCTTATGAATTTAAAGAAAGAAATATCTTTAAACATCTAGAAGAACAATTACAAAGATTTAATGTTAAATTTAGAAAATTAGATGATCAAGAAATACTAGATTGTTGAAATTCAAATTATCAAGGTTGGGATTTTAGTATATTCATTCATATTATGAAACACTTTTTAAACTTGTACAAAGGCAAATATGAAAGTGAATATGGTTTTAATGAACTGATAGAAAAATGCAGCTACAGAACTGATTATAAAAGAACAACATTATTTTTAGAAATTGCTAAAGATATTTATCTATATTATAAGGACCTTTTACATAGTTTAAATCGGATTGATTTTGATGATATGATTTTAAAATCAATTAGCGCTTTAAAAACCGTTGATAAATCATTATTTAATTATAAATATATTATTGTTGATGAATTTCAAGATATATCGCATAGCCGGCTAAAATTACTAAAGAATCTTATTGATCGCAGTGATGCAAAATTATTCGCAGTAGGTGATGATTGACAATCTATTTATAGTTTTAATGGTTGTGATATAAACATTTTCTTAGACTTCAAAAAACATTTTCCATCTGGAGACATAAGTAAAATTACAACTACACATAGAAATTCGCAAGAGTTGCAAGATATTGCTGTTTACTTTGTGACTAAAAATAAAAATCAAATTAAAAAGGATATTAATTCGGCTATTACATTAGAAAATTCAATTAAAGCAGCATTTTATTCCGAAAATCAAACTCATGAATGTTTAGATTATGTATTAAGTGATATTGAGTCAAAAAATCCAAATGCTTCAGTTTTATTATTAGGACGTAATAATAGTGATATTGAGGATTATCTTGGTGAAGAATTAAAAATTAAGGGACATCATAATTCAAAAATTATGAGATTAACATCAAATAAATATAAAGGTTTTGATATTAAATTCGCCACTGTGCATGGTTCAAAAGGTTTAGAAGATGAATTTGTAGTGATTCTAAATGCAAACGATACAGCCGCAGGTTTTCCTAATAAAATGGAAGATGATTCAATTATTAATCTAGTATTAGATAAAACTCAAGGCTATGATTTTGATGAAGAACGTAGACTTTGGTATGTTGCTTTAACTAGAACAAAATCTTATACTTATGTTATTGCTGATAAAAAAAGACCTTCAGTATTTCTAAGAGAAATTTACAATGCTTGTGATGTTATTTTTCCACAACAGAACAAAAACAGTCAAAACACAATTACTAAATTAAAAAGCTTCCCATGTAAACAATGTAATCAGGGAGAATTGTTAGGAAATTTCTTCAAAGATTATTACAAATGTAACATGTGTAGATGCAAAATAAAAGAAACTGATTTAATTAATCCTAAATTCTGTCCTAGATGTGGTGATTATATAATTTGGTTTCAAAATAAAAATGGTAGTCGTTTCCAAAATTGTAGAAATTATAGGAAATGTCAACCAAGACAAAACTATTATAAATATAATTATAAATACACACGCAATAAAAACTTTAGAAAACGTAAAACAAGTGCTTTATCGTTCCTAAACTTTTTATAG
- a CDS encoding M13-type metalloendopeptidase — translation MKKPRLQDDFYEYVNYEWLQNTEIPADRPSISCFGELDIKLEKLLKGLTKGWADGSIKLPNDKMIQQYVKFYQMLIDADKRKELGWEPAREYLNKIESLSSFAELAQRYAEFDEQYSTLPLSLGIGEDFIDNKKYILWLEDPRLILGSKETYANPEQKDKLIKAWKEMVFDLLTSYGKSTDEANVMIAKALEFDNFLVEYVLSSEQKADYTSLYNLKEAAWFKEKVKTFDVVAIAQSIVKKDVLSISCSNPSFVEKIDGIYTEKNFDAYKALFFINNLINAAHFMDEETRMKSVHFKNVQYSIAKPRDLDLYAYDIATKYFDMPLGLYYAKEYFGEKAKADVEHMVASMIDVYKQRLEENTWLTQATKDKAILKLSKLGVMVGYPEEIPPYYEKLVTKTYAEGSNVFANVLNFNKIIYEWDMARYLTTVNPKYWGMSPATINAYFNPFANHIVFPAAILQAPYYDINQSSSANYGGIGAVIAHEISHAFDNNGAQFDENGSMFNWWTEHDKEKFAEKTQAVIELYNTRITPYGKVNGKLTVSENIADIGGVACALEAAQKEKDFNAEKFFENWVRVWRQKAGEGYWRRLLETDVHSPAKERGNVLMMNLDLFAETYDLKPEDKMYLAPEKRIKIW, via the coding sequence ATGAAAAAACCAAGATTACAAGATGATTTTTACGAATATGTAAACTACGAATGATTACAAAATACAGAAATTCCGGCTGATAGACCTTCAATTTCATGTTTTGGTGAATTAGACATTAAACTTGAAAAATTATTAAAAGGTTTAACAAAAGGATGAGCTGACGGAAGTATCAAGCTTCCTAATGATAAAATGATTCAACAATACGTTAAGTTTTATCAAATGCTTATTGATGCAGATAAAAGAAAAGAATTAGGTTGAGAACCTGCAAGAGAGTATTTAAACAAAATTGAATCATTATCAAGTTTTGCTGAATTAGCTCAAAGATATGCTGAATTTGATGAACAATACTCAACATTACCTCTTTCATTAGGAATTGGTGAAGACTTTATTGATAATAAAAAATACATTTTATGGCTTGAAGACCCTAGATTAATTTTAGGTTCAAAAGAAACATATGCAAATCCTGAACAAAAAGATAAATTAATCAAAGCTTGAAAAGAAATGGTATTTGATTTATTAACTTCATATGGTAAAAGCACAGATGAAGCAAATGTAATGATTGCTAAAGCTTTAGAATTTGATAATTTCTTAGTAGAATATGTTCTTTCAAGTGAGCAAAAAGCTGACTATACTTCATTATATAACCTAAAAGAAGCAGCATGATTTAAAGAAAAAGTTAAAACATTTGATGTTGTAGCAATTGCTCAAAGTATTGTTAAAAAAGATGTTTTATCAATTAGTTGTTCAAACCCATCATTTGTTGAAAAAATTGATGGAATTTACACAGAAAAGAATTTTGATGCTTATAAAGCCTTATTCTTTATTAATAACTTAATTAATGCAGCTCACTTCATGGATGAAGAAACAAGAATGAAATCAGTACACTTTAAAAATGTACAATACTCAATTGCTAAACCACGTGATTTAGATTTATACGCCTATGACATAGCTACAAAATACTTTGACATGCCTTTAGGATTATATTATGCAAAAGAATACTTTGGTGAAAAAGCTAAAGCAGATGTTGAACACATGGTTGCAAGTATGATTGATGTTTATAAACAACGTTTAGAAGAAAATACTTGATTAACACAAGCAACTAAAGATAAAGCTATCTTAAAACTTTCTAAATTAGGTGTTATGGTTGGATATCCTGAAGAAATTCCACCGTACTATGAAAAATTAGTAACAAAAACCTATGCAGAAGGTTCAAACGTTTTTGCTAATGTTTTAAACTTTAACAAAATAATTTATGAATGAGATATGGCTCGCTATTTAACAACAGTAAATCCTAAATACTGAGGAATGTCTCCAGCAACAATTAACGCTTACTTTAATCCATTTGCAAATCACATTGTTTTCCCAGCTGCTATTTTACAAGCTCCATATTATGATATTAATCAATCATCATCAGCAAATTATGGAGGAATTGGTGCTGTTATAGCTCATGAAATTTCACATGCTTTCGACAATAATGGTGCTCAATTTGATGAAAATGGTTCAATGTTTAATTGATGAACAGAACATGATAAAGAAAAATTTGCTGAAAAAACACAAGCTGTTATTGAACTTTATAATACAAGAATTACACCATATGGAAAAGTTAATGGTAAATTAACTGTATCAGAAAATATTGCTGATATTGGTGGAGTTGCTTGTGCTTTAGAAGCTGCTCAAAAAGAAAAAGATTTCAATGCTGAAAAATTCTTTGAAAACTGAGTAAGAGTTTGAAGACAAAAAGCTGGAGAAGGATATTGAAGAAGACTTCTTGAAACAGATGTTCACTCACCTGCTAAAGAAAGAGGAAATGTCCTTATGATGAATTTAGATTTATTTGCAGAAACTTATGATCTAAAACCTGAAGACAAAATGTATTTAGCTCCTGAAAAAAGAATTAAAATTTGATAA